A genomic window from Herbiconiux aconitum includes:
- a CDS encoding DUF4177 domain-containing protein, which produces MPTWEYVTTPLMIHNTAAILNTWGSDGWELVQIVTGPEGGLVAYLKRPIAAAGE; this is translated from the coding sequence GTGCCTACCTGGGAATACGTGACGACACCGCTGATGATCCACAACACCGCGGCGATCTTGAACACCTGGGGGTCGGACGGGTGGGAGCTCGTTCAGATCGTCACCGGCCCGGAAGGCGGGCTCGTGGCCTACCTGAAACGGCCGATCGCGGCGGCGGGGGAGTGA
- a CDS encoding type II secretion system F family protein yields MPQTVARGRSRRPAAEHLGAVVERLAVLIGAGVSPATAWSYAAEGADDRVLLSIARRIERGAGVAEAVAMAARGRVPSSRSRANTASLDGDPWSVLAAAWFVASEAGAPLARCLNDIADSLRAVGKVERETSAALAGPAATTRLVAVLPIISLASGWLLGLDTGSALLGSPPGLACLASGLILMATGRFWSGALLRRARRIESAPGLSLDLVAVAVAGGGSLPQARQLVGETMSRFGLDADSDSAAVESVLALAARSGAPPGELLRNEAARVRRDAVSQATERAARLGTWLMLPLGVCVLPAFMLLAVAPVLIGVLSSTDLA; encoded by the coding sequence GTGCCGCAGACGGTTGCGCGCGGGCGGAGTCGCCGGCCGGCCGCCGAGCACCTCGGAGCCGTGGTGGAGCGGCTGGCTGTCTTGATCGGAGCCGGCGTCTCCCCCGCGACGGCGTGGAGCTACGCGGCCGAGGGCGCCGATGATCGGGTGCTCCTGTCGATCGCTCGCCGGATCGAGCGCGGAGCGGGTGTCGCTGAAGCCGTCGCGATGGCCGCCCGAGGTCGCGTGCCGTCGAGCCGATCGCGTGCGAACACGGCGAGTCTCGACGGCGATCCCTGGAGCGTGCTCGCGGCCGCCTGGTTCGTGGCGAGCGAAGCGGGTGCTCCGCTCGCCCGATGCCTGAACGACATCGCCGATTCGTTGCGTGCTGTCGGCAAGGTCGAACGTGAGACATCGGCTGCGCTGGCGGGGCCGGCGGCGACGACCAGGCTCGTCGCTGTGCTGCCGATCATCTCGCTCGCGTCGGGATGGCTGCTCGGGCTCGACACCGGGTCGGCCTTGCTCGGGTCCCCGCCCGGACTCGCCTGCCTCGCGTCGGGTCTCATCCTGATGGCGACGGGGCGCTTCTGGAGCGGTGCCCTGCTCCGCCGTGCACGACGGATCGAGTCGGCCCCCGGACTGTCGCTCGACCTCGTTGCGGTGGCCGTCGCCGGTGGTGGTTCCCTGCCTCAGGCACGACAACTCGTCGGCGAGACGATGTCGCGGTTCGGGCTCGACGCCGACTCCGATTCGGCAGCCGTCGAGTCGGTGCTCGCCCTCGCAGCGCGTTCCGGGGCGCCACCCGGCGAGTTGCTGCGCAACGAGGCCGCGCGGGTGCGGCGTGACGCCGTCAGCCAAGCCACGGAGCGAGCTGCTCGTCTCGGCACCTGGCTGATGCTCCCACTCGGCGTGTGCGTACTCCCGGCCTTCATGCTCCTCGCGGTCGCGCCCGTGCTGATCGGTGTGCTCTCCAGCACCGACCTCGCGTGA
- a CDS encoding metallophosphoesterase — protein sequence MTAATRATATSLGIVAVAGAAAVAYGTFIERKQYTLRTVTVPVLPPGASDIRVLHLSDLHMAPWQTDKQEWIRDLARLDPHLIVDTGDNLGHRDGLAGVQAALDVFNGVPGVYVNGSNDYYGPSFKNPLRYFMGPSKHSGTVERLDTKRLMAYFDSLGWKNLNNRAATTEVNGTIIDFFGVDDPHRHYDKLERIPGALDELREEDDRGPRLMIGVAHAPYQYVLNSFVTHGAEVIFAGHTHGGQVCVPGYGAIVTNCDIPRKQVKGLSLWRHGFHSAYLNVSAGLGTSIYAPFRFACPPEATLLTLTSRA from the coding sequence GTGACGGCTGCCACCCGGGCCACCGCGACCTCCCTCGGAATCGTCGCGGTGGCCGGTGCCGCCGCGGTCGCTTACGGCACGTTCATCGAGCGCAAGCAGTACACCCTGCGCACGGTGACCGTGCCGGTGTTGCCGCCCGGCGCATCCGACATCCGCGTGCTCCACCTCTCCGATCTGCACATGGCGCCCTGGCAGACCGACAAGCAGGAGTGGATCCGCGACCTCGCGCGCCTCGATCCCCACCTCATCGTCGACACCGGAGACAACCTCGGGCACCGCGACGGTTTGGCGGGCGTGCAGGCGGCCCTCGACGTCTTCAACGGCGTGCCCGGCGTCTACGTGAACGGCTCGAACGACTACTACGGGCCGTCGTTCAAGAATCCGTTGCGCTACTTCATGGGCCCGTCGAAGCACAGCGGAACGGTCGAGCGCCTCGACACCAAACGACTCATGGCGTACTTCGATTCACTCGGCTGGAAGAACCTCAACAACCGCGCCGCCACCACCGAGGTGAACGGAACCATCATCGATTTCTTCGGGGTGGATGACCCGCACCGCCACTACGACAAGCTGGAGCGCATCCCAGGAGCCCTCGACGAGCTTCGCGAGGAAGACGACCGCGGCCCGCGGCTCATGATCGGTGTCGCCCACGCGCCCTACCAATACGTGCTGAACTCGTTCGTGACCCATGGCGCGGAGGTCATCTTCGCGGGCCACACGCACGGCGGTCAGGTGTGCGTGCCGGGCTACGGCGCGATCGTGACCAACTGCGACATCCCGCGCAAGCAGGTCAAGGGCCTGAGCCTCTGGCGGCACGGCTTCCACTCCGCCTACCTCAACGTGTCGGCGGGCCTCGGCACGTCGATCTACGCGCCGTTCCGCTTCGCGTGCCCTCCCGAAGCGACCCTGCTGACGCTCACCTCCCGGGCCTGA
- a CDS encoding TadA family conjugal transfer-associated ATPase: protein MTRPPDSAFGPLAPYLDDPSVTDLFVNGHRELWVDRGSGACLETEWSCPGEDRLREFAVRLVARGGRHIDESTPCVDVRVEGRRVHVVLPPISTGGTLISVRVPQRGHPRIGELDQRGLFGAGSLGASRRALIESAVRDRTNVLISGAGGSGKTTFLSAFLAAADPGDRLVVIEDVTELRIDHPHVVALEARQPNLEGAGAVGLAELVRQALRMRPDRLVLGECRGAEIRELLSALNTGHDGGAGTLHANAIADVPARLEALGALAGLNAEAVARQAVSAIGLVCHLRRSKQRREIEEFGRLALDERDRLVVVPVVVPVPVPEIDAGVTSESALEGASC from the coding sequence ATGACCCGCCCTCCCGACTCGGCCTTCGGCCCGCTCGCCCCCTATCTCGACGACCCATCCGTCACCGACCTGTTCGTCAACGGTCATCGAGAACTGTGGGTCGATCGTGGCTCGGGCGCCTGCCTCGAGACCGAATGGTCGTGCCCCGGTGAAGATCGGCTGCGCGAGTTCGCGGTGCGCCTCGTCGCGCGCGGCGGGCGGCACATCGACGAGTCGACGCCGTGCGTCGACGTGCGGGTGGAAGGCCGACGGGTGCACGTCGTGCTGCCACCGATCTCGACGGGCGGAACGCTCATCTCGGTGCGGGTCCCGCAGCGCGGGCATCCTCGAATCGGCGAGCTCGACCAACGGGGACTGTTCGGGGCGGGTTCGCTCGGCGCGTCTCGTCGCGCGCTGATCGAGTCGGCCGTGCGCGACCGCACCAACGTTCTGATCTCCGGCGCCGGAGGCAGCGGCAAGACGACCTTCCTCTCCGCATTCCTCGCAGCGGCCGATCCGGGCGACCGCCTCGTCGTCATCGAAGACGTGACCGAGCTGCGTATCGACCATCCGCACGTCGTCGCGCTCGAAGCGCGGCAGCCGAACCTCGAGGGCGCAGGCGCCGTCGGGCTCGCCGAACTGGTGCGCCAAGCGCTCCGGATGCGTCCCGATCGGCTCGTGCTCGGCGAGTGCCGTGGGGCTGAGATCCGTGAACTGCTCTCGGCGCTGAACACCGGGCACGACGGGGGAGCGGGCACGCTGCACGCCAACGCGATCGCCGACGTGCCGGCTCGCCTCGAAGCGCTCGGTGCGCTGGCCGGGCTCAACGCCGAGGCGGTGGCGCGTCAGGCGGTGAGTGCGATCGGGCTCGTGTGCCATCTGCGGCGATCGAAGCAGCGGCGCGAGATCGAGGAGTTCGGGCGGCTGGCGCTCGACGAGCGCGACCGGCTGGTGGTCGTGCCGGTGGTTGTGCCAGTGCCGGTGCCGGAGATCGACGCGGGTGTGACCAGCGAGTCCGCGCTCGAGGGCGCATCGTGTTGA
- a CDS encoding transglycosylase domain-containing protein, translating into MSAIAGILVTAMVTPALAVTGIAANNSIGMFENLPSYIKPDALAEKTNIYATQSDGTPVLLASVFEQNREEVGWDQISPFVKDAVIATEDPRFYSHGGVDIASTLRAAAGNALETSASGASTISMQYVRNILVQKAESIQDEAERDAAYKEATRTSVDRKLKEMKLAIGLEKEFSKDDILLGYLNIAPFGGRVYGIQSAAQYYFGVNASDLTVAQAASLIATVNEPNGLRIDEPENIPDNQARRDKDVLPSMLKEHKITQAQYDEAIATPVTANIVQPSTGCQTANPIGAGFFCDYVTHVVKNDPAFGADEDTRWTNFKTGGYQIYTTLDLDLQNAAKSAMDTYVPYTYDFDLGGSLVTVEPGTGRILSMVQNKDFSDDPEVTATNLGASAINYSTDYAYGGSTGFQVGSTYKIFTLAEWLKTGHSLGDVLNGNAGTLNLSQFKDSCTGGNGGTYSVKNDGGSNPGNVTVMQATRDSVNLAFLRMAQKLDQCEIRKTAEAFGVHRADGDPLGENPADVLGTNEIAPLTMAAAFAAVAHQGLYCSPIAISKILDSTGNELPVPQSTCSQAVDPNIAAAMAVALQGVVNGGTGSQSNPNDGIPHLGKTGTTDSEKDTWFVGASTKLATAVWIGNVVGTVSIRNTSIAGESGGNVRHDVWKQYMTDADGKYGGDAFPVADRTLVNGVQVQIPNVAGMSVDAAKAALTTAGFDYQDGGVIDSTQTAGTVDSSSPAGTASKGSTITVFTSNGQLRTVPNVVGMSPDDAKKAITGAGIEAGQIAFEGPSGGNAKVTATNPGAGNPIRFGSDKLRVTTKAG; encoded by the coding sequence ATGAGCGCAATTGCGGGCATCCTCGTCACTGCCATGGTCACGCCCGCGCTCGCTGTCACCGGCATTGCCGCGAACAACTCCATCGGTATGTTCGAGAACCTCCCGAGCTACATCAAGCCGGATGCGCTTGCCGAGAAGACGAACATCTACGCCACCCAGAGCGACGGCACCCCGGTGCTGCTCGCCTCGGTGTTCGAGCAGAACCGCGAAGAAGTGGGCTGGGACCAGATCTCCCCCTTCGTGAAGGATGCGGTCATCGCCACCGAAGACCCCCGTTTCTACAGCCACGGCGGCGTCGACATCGCGTCGACCCTGCGTGCTGCCGCGGGCAACGCCCTCGAGACCTCCGCCAGCGGCGCGTCGACCATCTCGATGCAGTACGTGCGCAACATCCTGGTGCAGAAGGCCGAGTCCATTCAGGATGAAGCCGAACGCGACGCCGCCTACAAAGAGGCCACGCGCACCTCGGTCGACCGCAAGCTGAAAGAGATGAAGCTCGCGATCGGCCTCGAGAAGGAGTTCTCGAAAGACGACATCCTGCTCGGCTACCTCAACATCGCTCCGTTCGGCGGCCGGGTCTACGGCATCCAGTCGGCCGCGCAGTACTACTTCGGCGTCAACGCCTCCGACCTCACCGTCGCCCAGGCCGCGAGCCTCATCGCCACGGTGAACGAGCCCAACGGCCTGCGCATCGACGAGCCGGAGAACATTCCCGACAACCAGGCCCGTCGCGACAAAGACGTGCTGCCCTCGATGCTCAAAGAGCACAAGATCACCCAGGCCCAGTACGACGAGGCCATCGCGACTCCGGTGACGGCGAACATCGTTCAGCCCTCCACAGGCTGCCAGACAGCGAACCCGATTGGTGCCGGCTTCTTCTGCGACTACGTCACCCACGTCGTGAAGAACGACCCCGCCTTCGGCGCCGACGAAGACACGCGGTGGACGAACTTCAAAACGGGCGGCTACCAGATCTACACGACGCTCGACTTGGATCTGCAGAACGCGGCGAAGAGCGCCATGGACACCTACGTTCCCTATACCTACGACTTCGACCTCGGCGGCTCGCTCGTCACGGTGGAGCCCGGCACCGGCCGCATCCTGTCGATGGTGCAGAACAAGGACTTCAGCGACGACCCCGAAGTCACCGCCACGAACCTGGGTGCAAGCGCGATCAACTACAGCACCGACTACGCCTACGGCGGGTCGACCGGTTTCCAGGTGGGCTCGACCTACAAGATCTTCACCCTCGCCGAGTGGTTGAAGACCGGCCATTCGCTCGGTGATGTGCTCAACGGAAACGCCGGCACACTGAACCTCTCCCAGTTCAAAGACAGCTGCACCGGCGGCAACGGCGGCACCTACTCGGTGAAGAACGACGGCGGGTCGAACCCCGGCAACGTCACCGTGATGCAGGCCACCCGCGACTCGGTGAACCTCGCGTTCCTGCGCATGGCGCAGAAGCTCGACCAGTGCGAGATCCGTAAGACCGCCGAAGCCTTCGGTGTGCACCGGGCCGACGGCGATCCCCTTGGCGAGAACCCCGCCGACGTGCTCGGCACGAACGAGATCGCCCCGCTCACCATGGCAGCGGCGTTCGCCGCCGTGGCGCACCAGGGCTTGTACTGCTCGCCGATCGCGATCAGCAAGATCCTCGACTCCACCGGCAACGAGCTGCCCGTTCCCCAGTCGACCTGCAGCCAGGCCGTCGACCCGAACATCGCAGCGGCCATGGCCGTCGCCTTGCAGGGCGTCGTCAACGGCGGCACCGGCTCCCAGTCGAACCCGAACGACGGCATCCCGCACCTCGGCAAGACCGGAACCACCGACTCCGAGAAGGACACGTGGTTCGTGGGTGCGAGCACCAAGCTCGCCACGGCCGTCTGGATCGGCAACGTCGTGGGCACCGTCTCGATCAGGAACACCTCGATCGCCGGCGAGAGCGGCGGAAACGTGCGTCACGACGTCTGGAAGCAGTACATGACGGATGCCGACGGCAAGTATGGCGGAGACGCGTTCCCCGTGGCCGATCGCACCCTGGTCAACGGCGTGCAGGTGCAGATTCCGAACGTCGCCGGCATGTCGGTCGACGCGGCAAAGGCGGCTCTGACCACGGCCGGCTTCGACTACCAGGACGGCGGCGTGATCGACTCGACGCAGACGGCCGGAACCGTCGACAGCAGTTCGCCCGCGGGCACCGCCTCGAAGGGGTCGACGATCACCGTCTTCACCTCGAACGGCCAGCTGCGCACCGTGCCGAACGTGGTCGGGATGAGCCCTGACGACGCCAAGAAGGCCATCACGGGGGCCGGCATCGAGGCAGGTCAGATCGCCTTCGAGGGCCCGTCGGGGGGCAATGCCAAGGTGACGGCAACGAACCCGGGGGCGGGGAATCCGATCCGATTCGGATCCGACAAGCTCAGGGTCACCACGAAGGCCGGCTAG
- a CDS encoding thymidine kinase yields MAKLYFRFGAMNSGKSTAMLQAAYNYEERGQQVLIAKPSIDTKGDMQIISRLGVTRDADFLIAPDTDVRVEFAARRDEIVAETGVDVSCLLIDEAQFLTPLQVDDALRIAIMDGVPVLAYGIRSDFQTAGFPGSIRLLEVAHSLEELKTICRCGRKAIFNARKIGDRYVFDGAQVAIDGEDVTYESLCGACYLEESHGVLGRI; encoded by the coding sequence GTGGCAAAACTGTATTTCCGGTTCGGGGCGATGAACAGCGGCAAGAGCACGGCGATGCTGCAAGCTGCCTACAACTACGAGGAGCGGGGCCAGCAGGTGCTGATCGCGAAGCCCTCGATCGACACCAAGGGCGACATGCAGATCATCTCGCGCCTGGGTGTCACGCGCGACGCCGACTTCCTCATCGCGCCCGACACCGATGTGCGCGTCGAGTTCGCTGCTCGGCGCGACGAGATCGTGGCCGAGACCGGCGTCGACGTGAGCTGCCTGCTGATCGACGAGGCGCAGTTCCTCACCCCGCTGCAGGTCGACGATGCGCTGCGCATCGCGATCATGGACGGTGTGCCGGTGCTGGCCTACGGCATCCGGAGCGATTTCCAGACGGCAGGCTTCCCGGGCAGCATCCGTCTGCTCGAAGTCGCTCACAGCCTCGAAGAGCTGAAGACCATCTGCCGCTGCGGACGTAAGGCGATCTTCAACGCCCGCAAGATCGGTGATCGCTACGTCTTCGACGGCGCGCAGGTCGCGATCGACGGCGAAGACGTGACCTACGAGTCGCTCTGCGGAGCCTGCTATCTCGAGGAGTCCCACGGCGTGCTCGGGCGCATCTGA
- a CDS encoding RidA family protein, which produces MSQITDRLAELGITLPTVSVPAGAYVPAVISGNLVFTAGQLPFVDGALSQTGKVGEGDSLVSPAAAKEFAQTAALNALAAVESVLGSLDRVTRVVKVTGFVASDPSFTGQPGVINGASEFLGAVFGDRGVHARSAVGVAVLPLDSPVEVELIVEFA; this is translated from the coding sequence ATGTCGCAGATCACCGACCGCCTCGCCGAGCTGGGAATCACCCTTCCGACCGTGTCGGTGCCGGCCGGTGCCTACGTCCCGGCCGTCATCTCGGGCAATCTGGTCTTCACCGCAGGGCAGTTGCCCTTCGTCGACGGAGCGCTCTCGCAGACCGGAAAGGTGGGCGAGGGCGACTCGCTCGTCTCGCCCGCTGCGGCGAAGGAGTTCGCTCAGACCGCGGCGCTCAACGCGCTGGCCGCGGTGGAGAGTGTGCTCGGTTCGCTCGATCGCGTGACGCGAGTCGTGAAGGTCACGGGCTTCGTCGCATCCGATCCGTCGTTCACCGGGCAGCCGGGCGTCATCAACGGCGCATCCGAGTTCCTCGGGGCGGTGTTCGGCGACCGCGGTGTGCACGCGCGCTCGGCCGTCGGCGTCGCGGTGCTGCCGCTCGACTCCCCGGTCGAGGTCGAGCTCATCGTCGAGTTCGCGTAG
- the acs gene encoding acetate--CoA ligase yields MTMNNIDNLLHESRRFPPSEVFAAGSAETRRLYEEAAADREGFWAKQAKELLHWHKPFTQTLDWTNPPFAKWFGDGELNVAYNCLDRHVLAGNGDRVALHWEGEPGDQRTITYAELTAEVKKAANLLAALGIGAGDRVAIYLPVVPEALIAMLAVARLGAIHSVVFGGFSAESLRARIDDAEAKLVITADGGYRKGKVFPLKAAVDAALTLTDKASSVTNVLVVKRGGNDVEWTHGRDLWWHDEIAQVDSEHTAKPFPAENPLFILYTSGTTGKPKGILHTSGGYLTQVAFSHRQVFDLKPETDVYWCTADVGWVTGHSYTVYGPLANGTTQVLYEGTPDTPHPGRWWELIQKYGVTTLYTAPTAIRTFMKLGRQIPQEFDLSSLRVLGSVGEPINPEAWIWYRDVIGGGETPVVDTWWQTETGAIMVSALPGVTTLKPGSAQVPLPGISIDIVTDDGTPVGKDEGGLLVVTEPWPAMLRGIWGDPERFKETYWEKFGDRYFAGDGARYDKDGDIWLMGRVDDVMNVSGHRLSTAEIESSLVAHPMVAEAAVVGASDETTGQAVVAFVITRASQADAAGKDDAAAVLRAHVTQQIGAIARPRQIFIVSELPKTRSGKIMRRLLRDVAEGREIGDTTTLADANVMTLISETLR; encoded by the coding sequence ATGACCATGAACAACATCGACAACCTCTTGCACGAGTCGCGCAGGTTCCCGCCGAGCGAGGTCTTCGCCGCCGGGTCCGCCGAGACCCGGCGGCTCTATGAGGAGGCCGCGGCCGATCGCGAGGGGTTCTGGGCCAAGCAGGCGAAAGAGCTGCTGCACTGGCACAAGCCCTTCACCCAGACGCTCGACTGGACGAACCCGCCCTTCGCGAAATGGTTCGGCGACGGCGAGCTGAACGTCGCCTACAACTGCCTCGACCGGCACGTGCTCGCAGGCAACGGCGACCGCGTCGCGCTGCACTGGGAGGGCGAGCCCGGCGACCAGCGCACCATCACCTATGCCGAGCTAACTGCCGAGGTCAAGAAGGCCGCGAACCTCCTCGCTGCCCTCGGCATCGGAGCCGGCGACCGGGTCGCCATCTACCTGCCTGTGGTTCCCGAAGCCCTCATCGCGATGCTCGCCGTCGCCCGGCTCGGTGCCATCCATTCCGTCGTGTTCGGCGGATTCAGCGCCGAGAGCCTGCGCGCCCGCATCGACGACGCCGAAGCCAAGCTCGTCATCACGGCCGATGGCGGCTACCGCAAGGGCAAGGTCTTCCCGCTGAAGGCCGCGGTCGACGCGGCACTGACTCTGACCGACAAAGCAAGCTCCGTCACGAACGTGCTGGTGGTCAAGCGCGGCGGCAACGACGTCGAGTGGACCCACGGCCGCGACCTCTGGTGGCACGACGAGATCGCCCAGGTCGACTCCGAACACACCGCCAAGCCGTTCCCCGCCGAGAACCCGCTGTTCATCCTCTACACGAGCGGCACCACGGGAAAGCCGAAGGGCATCCTGCACACCAGCGGCGGCTACCTCACCCAGGTGGCGTTCTCACACCGGCAGGTCTTCGACCTCAAGCCCGAGACCGACGTCTACTGGTGCACGGCCGACGTCGGCTGGGTCACCGGCCACAGCTACACCGTCTACGGCCCGCTTGCGAACGGCACCACGCAGGTGCTCTACGAGGGCACGCCCGACACCCCGCATCCGGGTCGCTGGTGGGAGCTCATTCAGAAGTACGGGGTCACGACCCTCTACACGGCGCCTACCGCGATCCGCACCTTCATGAAGCTCGGGCGCCAGATTCCGCAGGAGTTCGACCTCTCGAGCCTGCGCGTGCTCGGTTCAGTCGGTGAGCCGATCAACCCCGAGGCCTGGATCTGGTATCGCGACGTCATCGGCGGTGGCGAGACGCCTGTGGTCGACACCTGGTGGCAGACCGAGACGGGCGCCATCATGGTCTCCGCCCTGCCCGGGGTCACCACCCTGAAGCCGGGGTCGGCCCAGGTGCCGCTGCCCGGCATCTCGATCGACATCGTGACGGATGACGGCACGCCCGTGGGCAAAGACGAGGGCGGCCTGCTCGTGGTCACCGAGCCCTGGCCGGCGATGCTCCGCGGCATCTGGGGCGACCCGGAGCGCTTCAAGGAGACCTACTGGGAGAAGTTCGGCGACCGGTACTTCGCCGGCGACGGCGCCCGCTACGACAAAGACGGCGACATCTGGTTGATGGGCCGCGTCGACGACGTGATGAACGTCTCCGGGCACCGCCTGTCGACGGCGGAGATCGAATCGAGCCTGGTGGCGCATCCGATGGTCGCCGAAGCCGCCGTGGTCGGCGCGAGCGACGAGACCACCGGACAGGCCGTCGTCGCGTTCGTCATCACCCGCGCCAGCCAAGCGGATGCCGCGGGCAAAGACGATGCGGCCGCCGTGCTGCGGGCGCACGTGACGCAGCAGATCGGCGCGATCGCCCGGCCTCGTCAGATCTTCATCGTCTCCGAGCTGCCGAAGACCCGCTCGGGCAAGATCATGCGCCGCCTCCTGCGCGACGTCGCCGAGGGCCGCGAGATCGGTGACACGACCACGCTCGCCGACGCGAACGTCATGACCCTCATCAGCGAAACGCTGCGTTGA